A genomic window from Streptomyces sp. NBC_00234 includes:
- a CDS encoding ATP-binding protein produces MLEPLRQGLPPTDPSAVAGTASCTLPARYEAVGGARQFTRKTLAQWELTERFDDVALVVSELVTNALRHALPADVARDPQDPPVRLHLMHWTSRLVCAVRDPSRSGPVAGQAADSAESGRGLFLVESFSDSWGWHPSPVLAGEKLPPGAMRGKVVWALFRLPDGRTDDCS; encoded by the coding sequence ATGCTCGAGCCGTTACGGCAGGGGCTTCCACCCACCGACCCTTCAGCGGTGGCCGGAACTGCCTCCTGCACGTTGCCGGCTCGCTACGAGGCGGTGGGCGGGGCACGGCAGTTCACCAGGAAGACGCTCGCCCAGTGGGAGCTGACCGAACGGTTCGACGACGTCGCCCTCGTCGTGTCCGAACTCGTCACCAACGCCCTGCGCCACGCCCTGCCCGCGGACGTCGCCCGGGACCCGCAGGACCCGCCCGTACGCCTTCACCTGATGCACTGGACGTCCCGCCTGGTGTGCGCGGTACGCGATCCCAGCCGGTCGGGACCGGTGGCCGGCCAGGCCGCGGACTCGGCGGAATCGGGGCGCGGCCTGTTCCTGGTGGAGTCCTTCAGCGACTCCTGGGGCTGGCACCCCTCCCCCGTACTGGCCGGGGAGAAGCTGCCGCCCGGAGCCATGCGCGGCAAGGTGGTCTGGGCGCTGTTCCGGCTGCCCGACGGCCGGACCGACGACTGCTCGTAG
- a CDS encoding DUF397 domain-containing protein encodes MHHVYNGMAATELRGVVWQKSRHSNSQGSCVEFAKLPGGNVAMRNSRHPDGPALVYTPAEIEALLLGVKDGEFDHLATGG; translated from the coding sequence GTGCACCACGTGTACAACGGCATGGCAGCCACAGAGCTTCGCGGAGTCGTCTGGCAGAAGAGCAGACACAGCAACTCCCAGGGCTCCTGTGTGGAGTTCGCCAAACTGCCCGGAGGGAATGTGGCGATGCGGAACTCGCGCCATCCCGACGGGCCCGCCCTGGTCTATACGCCCGCCGAGATAGAGGCACTGCTGCTCGGCGTCAAGGACGGGGAGTTCGACCACCTGGCGACAGGCGGCTGA
- a CDS encoding FUSC family protein: MSWLRALKETARSGLTFERRRLEPLIAIRGAAGLALVLGTSLALFGPVIAASSAFGAYQAAIATFQRSWRPRPVLALVSGASLAVSTFIGYITVSHTVLFVALLVLWTFVSGLAWAAGPTGGIIASSNVAIMLVTITLPTSVADSAVHAAMIAVGGVVQAALIVLFPVRRWGAQRDALADALAGVGDYARRLRHDPLADFDPVLMMTARSAAAVTPRQARRRPAELHGARGVAERIRPVLASLADPALGVPAEGPERDRARELLAAAASVLDAAARAIRHGDPVRLPAPALAALRTPDTEVIFTGPPRRAADRLTALLDDVIEIAEGAGTGDGDAAVTDTPLRRRPTLLRLVPLVLKSMHAELRSGSPILRHAIRVSAVVAAGYLVGKALPFGHGYWAPMVAVMVMRPDFSQTYSRSVARFGGTVVGVGLASAIVQTAQPGAVLSAVLSVVCALLMYLLMRTGYAISQICVSAYVVFLLGMAGDDWSQTVTERVGLTFAGGILAMVSYAIYPAWETPRLRNRLAAWLVSDGRYAATVVDQYADPAARSNEDVRAALLATRETRVAWQEALATAQHEPVRHRGISRSAADDAQHALGRLGRAAMVLEAHLPAGSAAPVPGAAELAAALRKATEKGARAVRERRVPEWEAVREAVAHWDTEESGSHAVTGADSGAEVPVPMHDPVVREGAGLLLEALEEFSRSLDTGSGDRAGGDRDSGDRGRDGSGGTVRDSGTGGTAATPAR, encoded by the coding sequence ATGAGTTGGCTCCGGGCGCTGAAGGAGACCGCCCGCTCGGGGCTGACGTTCGAGCGACGGCGGCTCGAACCGCTCATCGCGATCCGCGGGGCCGCGGGTCTCGCCCTCGTCCTCGGGACGAGCCTGGCCCTCTTCGGGCCCGTGATCGCCGCCAGCTCCGCCTTCGGCGCGTACCAGGCGGCGATCGCCACCTTCCAGCGCAGCTGGCGGCCGAGACCCGTCCTCGCGCTGGTCTCGGGAGCCAGCCTGGCCGTGTCGACCTTCATCGGCTACATCACCGTCTCGCACACGGTCCTGTTCGTCGCCCTGCTCGTGCTCTGGACGTTCGTCTCCGGCCTGGCCTGGGCGGCGGGGCCGACCGGCGGCATCATCGCCTCGTCCAACGTCGCGATCATGCTGGTGACGATCACCCTGCCCACCTCCGTCGCCGACTCGGCCGTGCACGCGGCGATGATCGCGGTCGGCGGCGTGGTCCAGGCCGCGCTCATCGTCCTCTTCCCGGTCCGCAGATGGGGCGCCCAGCGGGACGCGCTCGCCGATGCCCTCGCCGGGGTGGGCGACTACGCCCGACGGCTGCGCCACGACCCGCTGGCCGACTTCGACCCGGTGCTGATGATGACCGCCCGCAGCGCAGCCGCGGTCACTCCCCGGCAGGCCCGCCGCAGACCCGCCGAACTGCACGGTGCCCGCGGGGTGGCCGAACGGATCAGGCCCGTACTGGCCTCCCTCGCCGACCCCGCGCTCGGCGTCCCGGCGGAGGGGCCGGAACGCGACCGGGCCCGGGAACTGCTCGCCGCCGCCGCGTCCGTGCTCGACGCTGCGGCCCGCGCGATCCGGCACGGCGACCCGGTGCGGCTCCCCGCGCCCGCCCTCGCCGCGCTCAGGACCCCGGACACCGAGGTGATCTTCACCGGCCCGCCCCGGCGCGCGGCCGACCGGCTCACCGCCCTGCTCGACGACGTCATCGAGATCGCCGAGGGTGCCGGCACCGGCGACGGGGACGCCGCCGTCACGGACACCCCGCTGCGCCGCCGCCCCACGCTGCTGAGGCTCGTCCCCCTCGTACTGAAGTCGATGCACGCCGAGCTGCGGAGCGGTTCACCGATCCTGCGCCACGCCATCCGGGTCTCGGCGGTGGTCGCGGCCGGCTATCTGGTGGGCAAGGCGCTGCCGTTCGGTCACGGGTACTGGGCGCCGATGGTGGCCGTCATGGTGATGCGGCCGGACTTCTCGCAGACGTACTCCCGCTCCGTGGCCCGCTTCGGCGGCACCGTCGTCGGGGTCGGGCTCGCCAGCGCCATCGTGCAGACCGCGCAGCCGGGCGCCGTCCTCTCGGCCGTCCTCTCGGTGGTCTGCGCCCTGCTGATGTACCTGCTGATGCGCACCGGCTACGCGATCAGTCAGATCTGCGTCTCCGCGTACGTCGTCTTCCTGCTCGGCATGGCGGGCGACGACTGGTCGCAGACGGTCACCGAACGGGTCGGCCTGACCTTCGCGGGCGGCATCCTCGCGATGGTCTCGTACGCGATCTACCCGGCCTGGGAGACGCCCAGGCTGCGCAACCGCCTGGCAGCCTGGCTGGTCTCGGACGGGCGGTACGCGGCCACGGTCGTCGACCAGTACGCCGATCCGGCGGCCAGGAGCAACGAGGACGTGCGCGCCGCTCTGCTGGCGACCCGGGAGACCAGGGTGGCCTGGCAGGAGGCGCTGGCGACGGCCCAGCACGAGCCCGTACGCCACCGGGGTATCTCCCGGTCGGCCGCCGACGACGCCCAGCACGCACTGGGGCGGCTCGGCCGGGCCGCGATGGTGCTCGAAGCGCATCTCCCGGCGGGTTCGGCCGCTCCCGTGCCGGGCGCCGCCGAGCTGGCCGCGGCCCTGCGGAAGGCCACCGAGAAGGGGGCCAGGGCGGTACGGGAACGTCGCGTACCGGAGTGGGAAGCGGTACGCGAGGCGGTGGCGCACTGGGACACCGAGGAGTCGGGCTCGCACGCGGTGACGGGGGCGGACAGCGGAGCGGAGGTGCCCGTACCGATGCACGACCCCGTGGTGCGCGAGGGCGCCGGTCTCCTCCTGGAGGCACTTGAGGAGTTCTCCCGGAGCCTGGACACGGGAAGCGGCGACCGGGCCGGCGGCGACCGCGACAGCGGCGACCGTGGCCGGGACGGCTCCGGCGGCACGGTCCGCGACAGCGGTACCGGCGGCACTGCTGCCACGCCGGCCCGCTGA
- a CDS encoding DUF2786 domain-containing protein — protein MEPVIDQACAAALYSDDDTGLDTGASLLAAAPAADDDAHARGEEFVRRAWSRGWQPADLVRIVRRELDEGGAALVAALIAAETARYPHLPPRWADQLAALPAPAPRNRPDRFSYASGLLGLYRLLLRLPAIEPVGPAPGTAADRLHQPPAQGESRMLTRIRALLAKAEGTGFPEEAEALTTKAQELMARHSIDEALLAARTHSEETPGACRIGVDAPYETAKAILLDAVASANRCQAVWNSDIGFTTVVGFEPDLEAVELLFTSLLVQGTSAMTKAEAGQRAGGRKRTKAFRQSFLMAYAQRLGSRLASDTARVTAAADAGDDTGGASEHAAPGSLLPVLAARDVAVTDTAERMFPKTTTTRVRGATDLDGWTHGTAAADRARMGRSGPGIDR, from the coding sequence ATGGAACCGGTGATCGACCAGGCGTGCGCGGCAGCCCTGTACTCGGACGACGACACAGGTCTCGACACCGGCGCCTCCCTTCTCGCCGCCGCCCCGGCCGCCGACGACGACGCGCACGCCCGGGGCGAGGAGTTCGTCCGGCGGGCCTGGTCCCGTGGCTGGCAGCCCGCCGACCTCGTCCGCATCGTCCGGCGGGAGCTGGACGAGGGCGGGGCCGCGCTCGTGGCCGCCCTGATCGCGGCCGAGACGGCCCGGTACCCGCACCTCCCGCCCCGCTGGGCCGACCAGCTCGCCGCGCTCCCGGCCCCCGCACCCCGGAACCGGCCCGACCGCTTCTCGTACGCCTCGGGTCTCCTCGGCCTGTACCGGCTGTTGCTGCGCCTCCCCGCCATCGAGCCCGTCGGGCCGGCCCCCGGGACCGCCGCCGACCGCCTCCACCAGCCTCCCGCGCAGGGCGAGTCCCGCATGCTCACGCGCATCCGCGCACTCCTCGCGAAGGCGGAGGGGACCGGCTTCCCGGAGGAGGCCGAGGCCCTCACCACCAAGGCGCAGGAGCTGATGGCCCGGCACAGCATCGACGAGGCCCTGCTCGCCGCCCGTACCCACAGCGAGGAGACGCCGGGAGCCTGTCGGATCGGGGTCGATGCCCCGTACGAGACGGCGAAGGCGATCCTCCTCGACGCCGTGGCCTCCGCGAACCGCTGCCAGGCCGTGTGGAACAGCGATATCGGCTTCACGACGGTGGTCGGTTTCGAACCGGACCTGGAGGCCGTGGAACTGCTCTTCACCTCCCTGCTCGTGCAGGGAACGTCCGCGATGACGAAGGCCGAGGCGGGACAGCGCGCCGGCGGACGCAAGCGGACCAAGGCGTTCCGGCAGTCCTTCCTGATGGCGTACGCCCAGCGGCTCGGCAGCCGCCTCGCCTCCGACACCGCCCGGGTCACCGCGGCGGCCGACGCGGGCGACGACACAGGGGGCGCCAGCGAGCACGCGGCTCCGGGCAGCCTGCTGCCGGTGCTGGCCGCCCGGGACGTCGCGGTCACGGACACGGCCGAGCGGATGTTCCCGAAGACGACCACCACGCGGGTGCGCGGCGCCACGGACCTCGACGGCTGGACCCACGGCACGGCCGCCGCCGACCGGGCCCGCATGGGCAGAAGCGGACCGGGAATCGACCGATAG
- a CDS encoding NADP-dependent oxidoreductase, with protein MEAIVYERFGGPEVLHLAQVDEVHPGPGQVRVRVRAAGVNPIDHKIRNGRLEKVFTTPLPATPGIEFAGVVDETGEGVTAFAPGDEVLGTSATGSYAARALADVRSVARKPEELGWEAAAALPVASATAARVLDELAVTEGDTLLLHGAAGAVGSAAVQLATARGATVIGTASPANHDYLRVLGAVPVAYGDGLVDRVRQVAPQGVDAVFDASGRGALPDSVELRGGTTDRIVTIADPDAAKLGVAFSAGTDAPAGARLEENARLAALGELRVPVAQTFALSDAGKAHALSEAGHLRGKLVLLP; from the coding sequence ATGGAAGCGATCGTGTACGAGCGGTTCGGCGGCCCCGAGGTCCTGCACCTGGCCCAGGTGGACGAGGTGCACCCCGGGCCCGGCCAGGTCCGTGTGCGGGTCAGGGCGGCCGGGGTCAACCCGATCGACCACAAGATCAGGAACGGCCGGCTGGAGAAGGTCTTCACCACGCCGCTGCCCGCGACGCCGGGCATCGAGTTCGCCGGGGTGGTCGACGAGACGGGCGAGGGCGTCACCGCCTTCGCGCCGGGCGACGAGGTCCTCGGTACGAGCGCCACCGGCTCGTACGCCGCCCGCGCGCTGGCGGACGTGCGGTCCGTCGCCCGCAAGCCGGAGGAGCTGGGCTGGGAGGCCGCCGCCGCCCTGCCCGTGGCCTCCGCGACGGCCGCCCGGGTCCTGGACGAACTCGCCGTCACCGAGGGCGACACGCTGCTGCTCCACGGGGCGGCCGGAGCGGTGGGCTCCGCCGCGGTCCAGCTGGCGACGGCCCGGGGCGCCACGGTGATCGGCACGGCGTCCCCGGCCAACCACGACTACCTGCGGGTCCTCGGCGCGGTCCCGGTGGCCTACGGGGACGGCCTGGTCGACCGGGTCCGCCAGGTCGCTCCCCAGGGCGTGGACGCGGTCTTCGACGCCTCGGGCCGGGGCGCGCTGCCGGACTCCGTCGAGCTGCGCGGCGGTACGACGGACCGGATCGTCACCATCGCGGACCCGGACGCCGCGAAGCTGGGCGTGGCGTTCTCCGCCGGCACGGACGCCCCCGCCGGCGCACGCCTGGAGGAGAACGCCCGGCTGGCCGCCCTGGGCGAGCTCCGGGTGCCGGTGGCGCAGACCTTCGCACTGTCCGACGCGGGCAAGGCGCACGCCCTGAGCGAGGCGGGCCACCTACGCGGCAAGCTGGTGCTGCTGCCGTAA
- a CDS encoding bifunctional 3'-5' exonuclease/DNA polymerase — protein MTARWALATAEGGGALLVPLDGDGLPTGPVLAEPDLVEAVRSRPDVARWVWRSTAEIYPRLLAAGVRVERCYDVECAELLLLGHEGRFGEPRSAAAAWARLRNAPVPPDPPPRSAEPGSQSSLFEPQSGTDVPFDALLAVYAEQLRRHDRAAHPGRMRLLTASESAGMLVATEMNRAGLPWRADVHRDLLNELLGERYAGGGEPRRLAELTDEVSAAFGRRVRPDLPADVLKAFAQAGIKVTSTRRWELEELDHPAVEPLIAYKKLYRIWTAHGWSWLQDWIRDGRFRPEYQPGGTVSGRWTTNGGGALQIPKVIRQAVVADEGWLLVVADADQMEPRVLAAISRDRGLMEVAGHDGDLYKALSDRAFQGDRDHAKIALLGAIYGQTSGDGLKNLAALRRRFPQAVAYVDDAAKAGEEGRLVRTWLGRTSPPAAGAGEDGEAGIPQESEEPAGGSGDTEFTPGYASSNARARGRFTRNFVVQGSAADWALLLLAALRRTLADSGLRAELVFFQHDEVIVHCPAEEAERVVGAIRAAGELAGRTAFGETPVRFPFTTAVVERYSDAK, from the coding sequence ATGACCGCACGGTGGGCTCTGGCCACGGCAGAGGGCGGCGGCGCGCTCCTCGTGCCGCTGGACGGGGACGGGCTGCCCACCGGCCCCGTCCTCGCCGAGCCCGATCTCGTAGAGGCCGTCCGGTCACGGCCCGACGTGGCGCGCTGGGTCTGGCGGTCGACCGCCGAGATCTATCCACGGCTGCTCGCGGCGGGGGTCCGTGTCGAGCGGTGTTACGACGTGGAGTGCGCCGAGCTGCTGCTGCTCGGCCACGAGGGACGCTTCGGGGAGCCCCGTTCCGCAGCCGCGGCCTGGGCCCGCCTGCGGAACGCACCCGTGCCGCCCGATCCGCCGCCCCGGTCCGCGGAGCCCGGATCGCAGTCCTCCCTCTTCGAGCCGCAGTCGGGCACGGACGTGCCCTTCGACGCGCTGCTCGCCGTGTACGCCGAGCAGCTGCGCCGCCACGACAGGGCGGCGCACCCGGGCCGGATGCGGCTGCTCACCGCCTCCGAGTCGGCGGGCATGCTCGTCGCCACCGAGATGAACAGGGCCGGTCTGCCCTGGCGGGCGGACGTACACCGGGACCTGCTCAACGAACTGCTGGGCGAGCGGTACGCGGGCGGCGGGGAGCCCCGCAGACTGGCCGAGCTGACGGACGAGGTGTCGGCCGCCTTCGGGAGGCGGGTGCGTCCCGATCTGCCCGCCGACGTACTGAAGGCGTTCGCGCAGGCCGGGATCAAGGTGACGTCGACCCGGCGCTGGGAGCTGGAGGAGCTCGACCATCCGGCCGTGGAACCGCTGATCGCGTACAAGAAGCTGTACCGGATCTGGACGGCGCACGGCTGGAGCTGGCTCCAGGACTGGATCCGCGACGGCCGATTCCGCCCGGAGTACCAGCCGGGCGGCACGGTCAGCGGGCGCTGGACGACCAACGGCGGCGGGGCGCTCCAGATCCCCAAGGTCATACGTCAGGCCGTCGTCGCGGACGAGGGCTGGCTGCTGGTCGTGGCGGACGCCGACCAGATGGAGCCGCGCGTCCTGGCCGCGATCTCCCGCGACCGGGGGCTGATGGAGGTGGCCGGCCATGACGGCGACCTCTACAAGGCGCTGTCCGACCGGGCCTTCCAGGGCGACCGCGACCACGCCAAGATCGCTCTGCTGGGCGCGATCTACGGCCAGACGTCCGGCGACGGCCTGAAGAACCTGGCAGCGCTGCGCCGGAGGTTCCCGCAGGCCGTGGCCTACGTCGACGACGCGGCGAAGGCCGGCGAGGAGGGCCGTCTCGTACGGACCTGGCTGGGCCGGACGAGCCCGCCCGCGGCCGGAGCGGGAGAGGACGGGGAGGCGGGCATCCCGCAGGAGAGCGAGGAGCCGGCGGGCGGCTCGGGCGACACCGAGTTCACCCCGGGCTACGCCTCGTCGAACGCCCGGGCACGGGGCCGCTTCACCCGGAACTTCGTGGTGCAGGGCAGCGCCGCCGACTGGGCCCTGCTCCTCCTGGCCGCGCTCAGGCGGACGCTCGCCGACAGCGGTCTGCGGGCCGAGCTGGTCTTCTTCCAGCACGACGAGGTGATCGTGCACTGTCCGGCCGAGGAGGCCGAGCGCGTGGTGGGGGCCATCCGCGCGGCCGGGGAACTGGCCGGGCGGACCGCCTTCGGTGAGACACCGGTGCGGTTTCCGTTCACGACGGCGGTCGTGGAGCGGTACTCCGACGCCAAGTGA
- a CDS encoding carbohydrate-binding protein — MTPAVRDGIPNDDAPHDRRISRKSLLKAAIVASAAPLLAGGGVALARDAGSEGRLLAPTPACDDGDDPTPPQMEGPYFRPNSPRRTSLVTAGTPGVPLTVSGYVFGRACRPIPGVLLDFWQADTNGAYDMAGYAFRGHQFTDANGAFTLTTVVAGLYPGRTRHIHVKAQAPGRPVLTTQLYFPNEPRNATDSLFDPALLMNVRTAGSGRQGTFDFVLDVAQTPGPTDPPTDPPTDPPGGTWSAGTSYRAGDRVTYGGVAYRCLQGHLAMGGWEPPHVPALWERG, encoded by the coding sequence ATGACTCCAGCAGTACGCGACGGCATCCCGAACGACGATGCCCCCCACGACCGACGGATCAGCCGCAAGAGTCTCCTGAAGGCAGCGATCGTCGCGAGCGCCGCCCCCCTGCTCGCCGGAGGAGGCGTCGCGCTCGCCCGCGACGCCGGCTCCGAGGGCCGGCTGCTCGCCCCAACCCCCGCCTGCGACGACGGGGACGACCCCACGCCGCCGCAGATGGAGGGCCCGTACTTCAGGCCCAACTCCCCACGCCGCACCAGCCTGGTGACGGCGGGAACCCCCGGCGTACCGCTGACCGTCAGCGGATACGTCTTCGGCCGGGCCTGCCGGCCCATTCCCGGAGTGCTGCTCGACTTCTGGCAGGCCGACACCAACGGCGCGTACGACATGGCCGGTTACGCCTTCCGCGGCCACCAGTTCACCGACGCGAACGGGGCCTTCACGCTCACCACGGTCGTGGCGGGCCTCTACCCCGGGCGCACCCGGCACATCCATGTGAAGGCCCAGGCGCCCGGCCGTCCGGTCCTCACCACGCAGCTGTACTTCCCGAACGAGCCGCGCAACGCCACCGACTCCCTCTTCGATCCGGCCCTGCTGATGAACGTGCGCACCGCGGGAAGCGGCAGACAGGGCACCTTCGACTTCGTCCTCGACGTAGCCCAGACCCCTGGTCCCACGGATCCGCCCACCGATCCGCCCACCGACCCGCCGGGCGGGACCTGGTCGGCCGGGACCTCCTACCGCGCGGGAGACCGCGTCACCTACGGCGGGGTCGCCTACCGCTGTCTGCAGGGCCACCTGGCCATGGGCGGCTGGGAACCGCCCCATGTCCCCGCGTTGTGGGAACGCGGGTAG
- a CDS encoding carbohydrate-binding protein: protein METTTALRRRALAACTATAAVGALALAGLTGTASADPTGTATPSAVAAEQVSPGLIDAMRRDLGLSEKEAKSRIGDEYRAAAVAAGLEKSLGASFAGARVSGDGATLTVATTDSTEAARITAAGAEAEVVGHSLDRLEAAKAALDGVARAESPRNVPSWYVDVRTNRVVVNAADASAARAFLDAAGVSRSLVKVNRSAERPRALADLRGGDAYYMNGSGRCSIGFPVKRGTQNGFVTAGHCGRAGTTTNGVNQQAQGSFQASTFPGRDYAWVATNSSWTPRGLVNGYGRGDVTVTGSTEMLEGASVCRSGSTTGWHCGTIQQRNTSVTYPEGTISPVTRTSVCAEPGDSGGSFLSGSQAQGVTSGGSGNCSSGGTTYFQPVNAALQVYGLTLMTSGTPTDPPTEPTDPPTEPGGTWAAGTAYAAGATVTYGGATYRCLQAHTAQAGWQPPNVPALWQRI, encoded by the coding sequence GTGGAGACCACCACCGCACTCCGCAGACGCGCACTCGCCGCATGTACCGCCACCGCGGCGGTGGGAGCGCTCGCCCTCGCAGGTCTGACCGGAACCGCTTCGGCCGACCCGACGGGCACCGCCACCCCCTCCGCGGTCGCGGCCGAGCAGGTGTCACCCGGTCTGATCGACGCCATGCGACGCGATCTCGGCCTGAGCGAGAAGGAGGCGAAGAGCCGGATAGGCGACGAGTACCGCGCCGCGGCCGTCGCCGCCGGGCTGGAGAAGTCCCTCGGCGCCAGCTTCGCCGGAGCCAGGGTGAGCGGAGACGGCGCCACGCTCACCGTCGCCACCACCGACAGCACGGAGGCCGCACGCATCACCGCCGCGGGCGCCGAGGCCGAGGTCGTCGGCCACAGCCTGGACCGCCTCGAAGCCGCGAAGGCCGCGCTGGACGGCGTGGCACGGGCCGAGTCCCCGCGGAACGTGCCCTCCTGGTACGTCGACGTGCGCACCAACCGGGTCGTCGTCAACGCCGCGGACGCCTCGGCCGCGCGCGCCTTCCTCGACGCCGCCGGTGTCTCCCGCTCCCTGGTGAAGGTCAACCGGTCCGCCGAGCGGCCCCGCGCCCTCGCGGACCTGCGCGGCGGCGACGCGTACTACATGAACGGCTCGGGCCGCTGCTCGATCGGCTTCCCCGTCAAGCGCGGTACGCAGAACGGCTTCGTCACCGCGGGGCACTGCGGCAGGGCCGGCACGACCACCAACGGCGTCAACCAGCAGGCCCAGGGCTCCTTCCAGGCATCCACCTTCCCCGGCCGGGACTACGCCTGGGTCGCCACCAACTCCTCCTGGACCCCGCGGGGCCTGGTGAACGGCTACGGCAGGGGAGATGTGACCGTCACCGGCTCCACCGAGATGCTCGAAGGCGCCTCGGTCTGCCGCTCCGGATCGACGACCGGCTGGCACTGCGGCACCATCCAGCAGCGCAACACCAGCGTCACCTACCCGGAGGGCACCATCTCCCCGGTGACCCGCACCAGTGTGTGCGCCGAACCCGGTGACTCCGGCGGCTCGTTCCTCTCCGGCAGCCAGGCCCAGGGGGTCACCTCCGGCGGCTCCGGGAACTGCTCGTCAGGCGGTACGACGTACTTCCAGCCGGTGAACGCCGCGCTCCAGGTCTACGGGCTGACGCTGATGACCAGCGGCACCCCGACCGACCCGCCCACCGAGCCGACGGACCCGCCGACCGAGCCGGGCGGGACCTGGGCCGCGGGCACGGCGTACGCCGCCGGAGCCACGGTGACGTACGGCGGCGCGACCTACCGCTGCCTCCAGGCCCACACGGCCCAGGCGGGCTGGCAGCCGCCGAACGTGCCCGCGCTGTGGCAGCGGATCTGA
- a CDS encoding DUF2804 domain-containing protein produces the protein MATHEHEITAPVDLCGPGGRLNPAAVGWSRKPLHRANLRGWGRTKRWEYWCVTTPTHLVALTVSDLDFLGLNTVYVLEYGPGGREFERTAIVPGARGITLPEAVAGAPGSADVVVGPARPTRGAVRIEIRDEPGGTRLRARCLTPDRQPVEVDLLVSRPAGHESLSVVVPWSSTRFQYTSKQTALPATGRVRIGTDVLPFAAEDTWAVLDHGRGRWPRSVDWNWGAASGRTDGRTVGLQFGGRWTAGTGSTENGLCVDGRLTKIGEELAWNWSPEDLLSPWTVRTPSSDQVDLAFTPFHNRSTRTEAGLIANRTDQCFGHYDGRIRTDDGTEIVVERLLGWAEDVHMRW, from the coding sequence ATGGCGACGCACGAGCACGAGATCACGGCACCCGTCGACCTCTGCGGGCCCGGGGGCCGGCTGAATCCGGCCGCTGTCGGGTGGTCCAGGAAGCCGCTGCACCGCGCCAACCTGCGGGGCTGGGGCCGGACGAAGCGGTGGGAGTACTGGTGCGTGACGACGCCCACCCATCTCGTGGCGCTGACCGTGAGCGACCTCGACTTCCTGGGCCTGAACACGGTCTACGTCCTCGAATACGGGCCCGGGGGCCGCGAGTTCGAGCGCACGGCGATCGTTCCCGGCGCCCGTGGCATCACCCTCCCGGAGGCCGTCGCCGGAGCACCGGGCTCCGCCGACGTGGTGGTGGGACCGGCCCGGCCGACCCGTGGCGCGGTGCGGATCGAGATCCGCGACGAGCCCGGGGGCACCCGGCTGCGGGCCCGTTGCCTGACCCCGGACCGGCAGCCGGTGGAGGTGGACCTGCTGGTCTCCCGCCCGGCCGGTCACGAATCGCTGTCGGTCGTCGTGCCCTGGAGCAGCACCCGTTTCCAGTACACGTCCAAGCAGACGGCGCTCCCCGCGACGGGCCGGGTCCGGATCGGCACCGACGTCCTGCCCTTCGCGGCGGAGGACACCTGGGCGGTCCTGGACCACGGACGCGGTCGCTGGCCGCGCTCGGTCGACTGGAACTGGGGCGCGGCCTCGGGCCGTACCGACGGCCGGACCGTGGGCCTCCAGTTCGGCGGGCGGTGGACGGCGGGCACCGGTTCCACGGAGAACGGGCTGTGCGTGGACGGCCGGCTCACCAAGATCGGCGAGGAACTGGCGTGGAACTGGTCCCCCGAGGACCTCCTCTCCCCCTGGACCGTGCGTACCCCGTCCTCGGACCAGGTGGATCTGGCCTTCACCCCGTTCCACAACCGCTCGACACGCACGGAGGCCGGACTGATCGCCAACCGCACCGACCAGTGCTTCGGCCACTACGACGGCCGTATCCGCACCGACGACGGCACCGAGATCGTCGTCGAACGGCTGCTGGGCTGGGCCGAGGACGTCCACATGCGCTGGTGA
- a CDS encoding phosphotransferase — MHTGQPLGSGRTADVYEIDESWVLRRYRDGTDATPELAVMAYLAASGFPVPRIGPPAGPSMPLSDLVLERLTGPTMAEALLAGTLSGPEGAETLARLLRELHTIPPRLSHDPDDRMIHLDLHPENVMLTPGGPVVIDWSNASEGPPELDRAMSSLILAQVSLDPAFPSGDAVRGLLGELLDRLAEDGGVPADALARATALRASDPCLTEGERAALDAAAELVAAGAGLARD; from the coding sequence ATGCACACAGGCCAACCGCTGGGCTCAGGACGCACCGCCGATGTGTACGAGATCGACGAGTCCTGGGTCCTGCGCCGCTACCGCGACGGCACCGACGCCACGCCCGAACTGGCCGTCATGGCGTACCTCGCCGCCTCCGGATTCCCCGTCCCCCGCATAGGCCCGCCCGCCGGTCCCTCGATGCCGCTCTCCGATCTGGTCCTGGAGCGGCTGACCGGACCGACGATGGCCGAGGCCCTGCTCGCGGGCACGCTCAGCGGGCCGGAGGGTGCCGAGACGCTGGCCCGGCTCCTGCGCGAACTGCACACGATCCCGCCCCGGCTCTCCCACGACCCGGACGACCGGATGATCCATCTCGATCTGCATCCCGAGAACGTGATGCTGACGCCCGGCGGTCCGGTGGTGATCGACTGGAGCAACGCCTCGGAGGGCCCGCCGGAGCTGGACCGGGCCATGTCGTCCCTGATCCTGGCCCAGGTCTCGCTCGACCCCGCGTTCCCATCCGGGGACGCCGTCCGGGGGCTGCTCGGGGAACTGCTCGACCGGCTCGCCGAGGACGGCGGCGTACCCGCGGACGCCCTCGCCCGTGCCACAGCGCTCCGCGCATCGGACCCGTGCCTGACCGAAGGGGAACGGGCGGCGCTCGACGCGGCGGCGGAGCTGGTCGCCGCGGGGGCGGGCCTGGCCAGGGACTGA